In Candidatus Palauibacter australiensis, the genomic stretch CGCTCTACGCCGCGGGCCGCGACACGCTCCGCGAGCGCGGCATCATCCTCGCCGACACGAAGTACGAGTTCGGGCGCGGGGCGGATGGGCGCCTCATCCTCATCGACGAGGTGATGACCCCCGACTCCTCCCGCTTCTGGCCCGCCGATTCGTACCGGATCGGGGGCGGCCAGCCCTCGCTCGACAAGCAGCCCGTGCGCGACCACCTGCAGGAGATCGTCGGGCGCGGGGAATGGGACAAGACGCCGCCGGCCCCGGCGCTCCCGGAAGAGGTCATCCGCACGACCTCGGAGCGCTATCTGGAGGCCTTCCGGCGCATCGCGGGCCACGAACTCTACGAGGCGCCCGCATGAGCCGGGTCTGGTCCGTGGATGTCCGGGTCACGCCGCGGGAGGGGATTCTCGATCCGGCGGGCGAGACGATCCGCCGGGCGCTCGGGAACCTCGGCTACGAAGGCGTCCACTCCGTGCGCGCCGGGCGGCTGATCCGTCTCGAGGTCGAGGCCGATGAGGCGGAGACGGCCAAGGCCTCCACGGAGAAGATGTGCGAGCAACTGATCGCGAACCCGATCATCGAAGACTACGTCGTGCGCGTGCGGGAGGGGTGAACGGATGACGGCGGGGATGGAGGTTGGGATGAAGGTGGGCATGAAGGTGGGCATCGTGCGGTTCCCGGGCTCGAACTGCGATGCGGACGTGTACCGGGCCGTGACGGAGGGGCTGGGAGA encodes the following:
- the purS gene encoding phosphoribosylformylglycinamidine synthase subunit PurS; the protein is MSRVWSVDVRVTPREGILDPAGETIRRALGNLGYEGVHSVRAGRLIRLEVEADEAETAKASTEKMCEQLIANPIIEDYVVRVREG